DNA sequence from the Uloborus diversus isolate 005 chromosome 1, Udiv.v.3.1, whole genome shotgun sequence genome:
ACTTCTGTACGGCAACGATCAAGTTCAGCCGTGGTTTAAATCAACGCGTCCTTAATAGTATTAAGGGGGCTTTGGTTCAAATGTAGCAATTATACGTTAATTTTTCTTCCCTCGGAGCATTGTAAGACTTACGACCATGTACGAttactccagaaaaaaaaaaattatttcccaaCAAAATGTTATTTGTCCGATAATGATGCTCAGTTTaacttttgttacattttttaggGATCTGACTTTCATCTTGACTTCAAAATGAAATTGGAAAATGACCTTCATTCACATGAAAATGGAACTGAAGAAAATGGACAGGAGAATTCCAGCGTTTTTCACGTTCCTGAACCAGAACACAGACTTCAGTTTACCTACTGCTTATGGATTTCTCATCGACCTGATGAAAAATTGGTGACTCTGCAGCCTTAtgatcaaaacttaaaaatgattgCATCGTTTAACTCCGTAGAAAAGTTTTGGAGCATTTATGGACACATTATAAGACCTTCAGAGATGGCAGTTCATAGtgattttcatctttttaaaCAAGGCATAAAGCCCATGTGGGAGGATGAAGCAAATATTGCTGGAGGTAAATGGATTGTTCGTTTGAGAAAAGGCTTAGCGTCTCGATATTGGGAAGATCTTATTTTAGCAATTTTAGGTGAGCAGTTTAT
Encoded proteins:
- the LOC129216275 gene encoding eukaryotic translation initiation factor 4E type 2-like, which codes for MKLENDLHSHENGTEENGQENSSVFHVPEPEHRLQFTYCLWISHRPDEKLVTLQPYDQNLKMIASFNSVEKFWSIYGHIIRPSEMAVHSDFHLFKQGIKPMWEDEANIAGGKWIVRLRKGLASRYWEDLILAILGEQFMVGEEICGAVVSIRFQEDIISVWNKTARDQHATIRIRDTLKRVLNLPPNTVVEYKTHDNSLRDKSSFRNTYVFLH